From one Halosimplex rubrum genomic stretch:
- a CDS encoding pyridoxal phosphate-dependent aminotransferase: MDYETPQFFRVMQYAAGADRDVVDMVSGNPDWEPPEALREGLRDYADGDVSEFQYPPSVGLAELRTEIAERRGVDRSRVVVTNGAGEANHLATTGALDRDEGSELIMTDPVYPYYAGRANLLDADATYVPADETGQLDPADVRAAASDDTAAIVVNSPNNPTGAVYPPETIEALVAVAEEHDAVLVADEVYDHYDFTGAFESALATGSDRVVATNSFSKTLAITGLRVGYTVFPPAEGPLGDLVERARTRHMIQNVTGSRPAQAAVLRALRATPPEYYERNRERLRERIDRFTDALDRAGAEYTTPGGSFYVMARFDGFPGTMENVERLIDEAGVAGMPGEAFGESRADWIRFALVTPRVEEAAERLADYLG, encoded by the coding sequence ATGGACTACGAGACACCCCAGTTCTTCCGGGTGATGCAGTACGCGGCCGGCGCCGACCGCGACGTGGTGGACATGGTGAGCGGCAACCCCGACTGGGAGCCCCCCGAGGCGCTCCGCGAGGGGCTGCGCGACTACGCCGACGGCGACGTGAGCGAGTTCCAGTACCCCCCGAGCGTCGGCCTCGCGGAGCTACGGACGGAGATCGCCGAGCGCCGCGGCGTCGACCGCTCGCGCGTCGTCGTCACCAACGGCGCCGGCGAGGCCAACCACCTCGCGACGACGGGCGCGCTGGACCGGGACGAGGGGTCGGAGCTGATCATGACCGACCCGGTCTACCCCTACTACGCCGGGCGGGCGAACCTGCTCGACGCCGACGCCACCTACGTCCCGGCCGACGAGACGGGCCAGCTCGACCCCGCCGACGTGCGTGCGGCCGCGAGCGACGACACGGCCGCCATCGTCGTCAACTCACCCAACAACCCCACCGGCGCGGTCTACCCGCCGGAGACGATCGAGGCCCTCGTCGCGGTCGCCGAGGAACACGACGCCGTGCTCGTCGCCGACGAGGTGTACGACCACTACGACTTCACCGGCGCCTTCGAGAGCGCGCTGGCGACCGGTTCGGACCGCGTCGTCGCCACGAACTCCTTCTCGAAGACGCTCGCGATCACGGGGCTGCGGGTCGGATACACCGTCTTCCCGCCGGCGGAGGGGCCGCTCGGCGACCTGGTCGAGCGCGCTCGCACCAGACACATGATCCAGAACGTGACGGGCAGCCGGCCGGCCCAGGCGGCGGTGCTGCGGGCGCTCCGGGCGACGCCGCCCGAGTACTACGAGCGCAACCGCGAGCGGCTCCGCGAGCGCATCGACCGGTTCACCGACGCGCTCGATCGGGCCGGCGCCGAGTACACGACGCCCGGCGGCTCGTTCTACGTGATGGCTCGCTTCGACGGCTTCCCGGGGACGATGGAAAACGTCGAGCGGCTGATCGACGAGGCGGGCGTCGCGGGGATGCCCGGCGAGGCCTTCGGCGAGTCCCGCGCCGACTGGATACGGTTCGCGCTGGTCACCCCCCGCGTCGAGGAGGCCGCCGAGCGGTTGGCCGACTACCTCGGTTGA
- a CDS encoding AAA family ATPase: MTPRLVVQCGLPGVGKSTVAREIADRLGGERIRSDAVRRELVDDPTYSRAEKECVYGAMLERAREALADGRPVVLDATFERRVRRDDAAALAEEAGANLTLVRVVCADEVARRRIREREDDPSEADVAVYENARDRFEPPERDHVTVDNSGDLATTRRQVEVLF, translated from the coding sequence ATGACGCCGCGACTCGTCGTGCAGTGCGGGCTGCCGGGGGTCGGGAAGTCGACCGTGGCGAGGGAGATCGCCGACCGGCTCGGCGGCGAGCGGATCCGCAGCGACGCCGTCCGCCGGGAACTGGTCGACGACCCCACCTACAGCCGCGCCGAGAAAGAGTGCGTCTACGGCGCGATGCTGGAGCGGGCGCGCGAGGCGCTCGCCGACGGTCGCCCCGTCGTCCTCGACGCGACCTTCGAGCGCCGCGTCCGCCGCGACGACGCGGCCGCGCTGGCCGAGGAGGCCGGCGCGAACCTGACGCTCGTCCGCGTGGTCTGTGCGGACGAGGTCGCGCGGCGGCGTATCCGCGAGCGGGAGGACGACCCGAGCGAGGCGGACGTGGCCGTCTACGAGAACGCCCGCGACCGGTTCGAGCCGCCCGAGCGCGACCACGTCACCGTCGACAACTCCGGGGACCTGGCGACGACCCGCCGACAGGTCGAGGTGCTGTTCTGA
- a CDS encoding metal-dependent hydrolase: MDKRGHVLNAVFLAVGLGFILEPAGDVATFRTIAAVFVPLVLGALFPDVDTHFGKHRKTLHNLPVLAIVAAYPIYFGNLHWVWLGVLSHYVLDALGTTRGLALFYPFWDEEFGAPVGVPVSSDYSSAMMLAVTAFELVVAAGLVHVLPAYLPEGVALPF; the protein is encoded by the coding sequence ATGGACAAGCGCGGACACGTGTTGAACGCGGTCTTTCTCGCCGTGGGGCTGGGGTTCATCCTCGAACCGGCGGGCGACGTGGCGACGTTCCGGACGATCGCCGCGGTGTTCGTCCCGCTGGTGCTCGGCGCGCTGTTCCCCGACGTGGACACCCACTTCGGGAAACACCGCAAGACGCTGCACAACCTCCCGGTGCTGGCGATCGTCGCCGCCTACCCGATCTACTTCGGGAACCTCCACTGGGTGTGGCTCGGCGTGCTCTCTCACTACGTGCTGGACGCGCTCGGGACGACCCGCGGGCTCGCCCTCTTCTACCCCTTCTGGGACGAGGAGTTCGGCGCGCCCGTCGGCGTCCCCGTCAGCAGCGACTACTCCAGCGCGATGATGCTCGCCGTCACCGCCTTCGAACTCGTCGTCGCCGCCGGCCTCGTCCACGTCCTCCCCGCCTACCTCCCCGAGGGCGTCGCGCTGCCGTTTTGA
- a CDS encoding CinA family protein: MREFAEDPPVERRVGDLLAERAETVAVAETATGGLVGALLTSPPGASDFLDRVVVPYDYDALRATLAIPRETLDDHGAVSEPVTRDLARAARDTADATWGVATAGVAGPDGGTEAKPVGTGFVGVAYAAPWESGDSTARVSRYEFDGGRTAVRERLARRALRDLETAVSSRAD; this comes from the coding sequence ATGCGCGAGTTCGCCGAGGACCCGCCGGTCGAGCGGCGGGTCGGCGACCTGTTGGCCGAGCGCGCCGAAACCGTCGCGGTCGCCGAGACGGCCACCGGGGGGCTCGTCGGAGCGCTGCTGACGAGCCCACCGGGCGCGAGCGACTTCCTCGACCGCGTCGTCGTCCCCTACGACTACGACGCGCTCCGGGCGACGCTCGCTATCCCCCGCGAGACGCTCGACGACCACGGCGCCGTCAGCGAGCCGGTCACCCGCGACCTGGCGCGGGCGGCCAGGGACACCGCCGACGCCACCTGGGGCGTCGCCACCGCGGGCGTCGCCGGCCCCGACGGCGGCACCGAAGCCAAACCGGTCGGCACCGGGTTCGTCGGCGTCGCGTACGCCGCCCCCTGGGAATCGGGCGACTCGACCGCCAGGGTCTCCCGCTACGAGTTCGACGGCGGTCGGACGGCCGTCCGCGAGCGCCTGGCCCGCCGCGCGCTGCGGGACCTCGAGACCGCGGTCAGTTCGCGCGCCGACTGA
- a CDS encoding PAS domain-containing sensor histidine kinase, whose translation MTASDDDGDPADDGDPAGGTDEGADGDPGGDPSAAPDDTDDAGVRIVHLDPDETVISRLTAETDGAERIDYDGTSEPDRVRDRIEADDVDVFVVEPDAPADVASLVEDAGAAGAAVALYTRVDPGDVDPAVFDAVDTLVEKWTAEEGLDFVVEKLLRAARTQEVASRFSRAFDRVDPDTQSSCSSLVYEDGTVIWESTPLDEYFDRRGVTVAVPETPNFYRQLTAALSHDPDAIRTIRGPDVPAEPTEFSVPTAEGRARFRYTEHEFPDTVGPLRLVIVEDVTWSARSSARLELLDLLDRHVQDGISVVDANGRVEYHNESFAGLLGYDDMVGEHTATYMAEGELQSGQRTLQQLRTADRDSAVIDMTFETADGEERTLAVHFSVRDGENGYEGLVNVARDVTERRDRERTLEQYRRLVESAGDPMYVVDDDGRVEICNDALVELFDGDRESLVGTALSELLPEAAAERIDEALARASAADESVTRGFDLPTPTGEVRRFEATVADLSPADEADGSVGILHEVTARERRESELDLLKQVLTRVLRHDVRTGLTVVRGQAEVLAERTDGEQQRMAETIVDRSEQLVETTEKARAIERVIDSDEGRVTLDLRSVVNRSVANVAAAHGDAEYDVRITEQVPVRAHRALPYAVENLVENAVSHGDGTPSVTITAAVDEGAVELRITDDGPGISQSELDVLADREETPLKHGTGVGLWLVSWVVERSGGELDFDTGDDGTTVTVRLDAGDADDVS comes from the coding sequence ATGACGGCTTCCGACGACGACGGCGACCCGGCCGACGACGGCGACCCGGCCGGCGGAACTGACGAGGGCGCCGACGGCGACCCGGGAGGCGACCCGTCCGCGGCGCCGGACGACACCGACGACGCGGGCGTCCGAATCGTACACCTCGACCCCGACGAGACGGTGATCTCGCGGCTGACGGCGGAGACCGACGGCGCGGAGCGCATCGACTACGATGGGACGAGCGAGCCCGACCGCGTCCGCGACCGGATCGAAGCGGACGACGTGGACGTGTTCGTGGTCGAGCCGGACGCGCCGGCGGACGTGGCGTCGCTGGTCGAGGACGCCGGGGCGGCCGGGGCGGCCGTCGCTCTCTACACGCGGGTCGATCCGGGCGACGTGGACCCGGCGGTGTTCGACGCGGTCGACACGCTCGTCGAGAAGTGGACGGCCGAGGAGGGGCTGGACTTCGTCGTCGAGAAACTGCTGCGGGCGGCACGCACGCAGGAGGTCGCCTCGCGGTTCTCCCGCGCGTTCGACCGGGTCGACCCGGACACACAGTCGTCGTGTTCCTCCCTCGTCTACGAGGACGGCACCGTCATCTGGGAGTCGACGCCCTTAGACGAGTACTTCGACCGCCGCGGCGTCACCGTGGCGGTCCCGGAGACGCCGAACTTCTACCGGCAGCTCACCGCCGCGCTCTCTCACGACCCCGACGCGATCCGGACGATCCGCGGGCCGGACGTGCCCGCCGAACCGACGGAGTTCTCCGTCCCGACCGCCGAGGGGCGGGCCCGATTTCGCTACACCGAACACGAGTTCCCCGACACGGTCGGGCCCCTCCGGCTGGTCATCGTCGAGGACGTGACCTGGTCGGCCCGGTCGAGCGCCCGGCTGGAACTGCTCGACCTGCTCGACCGGCACGTCCAGGACGGCATTTCGGTCGTCGACGCCAACGGCCGCGTCGAGTACCACAACGAGTCGTTCGCCGGCCTGCTGGGCTACGACGACATGGTCGGCGAGCACACGGCGACCTACATGGCCGAGGGCGAACTCCAGTCGGGCCAGCGGACGCTCCAGCAGCTGCGGACGGCCGACCGCGACAGCGCCGTCATCGACATGACCTTCGAGACGGCCGACGGCGAGGAACGGACACTGGCCGTCCACTTCTCGGTCCGCGACGGCGAAAACGGCTACGAGGGGCTGGTCAACGTCGCCCGCGACGTGACCGAGCGCCGCGACCGCGAGCGGACGCTCGAACAGTACCGCCGGCTCGTCGAGAGCGCGGGCGACCCGATGTACGTCGTCGACGACGACGGGCGCGTCGAGATCTGCAACGACGCGCTGGTCGAACTGTTCGACGGCGACCGCGAGTCGCTGGTCGGCACCGCTCTGTCGGAACTGCTCCCCGAGGCGGCCGCCGAGCGCATCGACGAGGCGCTCGCCCGGGCGAGCGCGGCCGACGAGAGCGTCACCCGCGGGTTCGACCTCCCGACCCCGACGGGCGAGGTCAGGCGGTTCGAGGCCACCGTCGCGGATCTCAGCCCGGCCGACGAGGCCGACGGGTCGGTCGGGATCCTCCACGAGGTGACCGCCCGCGAGCGCCGCGAGAGCGAGCTCGACCTGCTCAAGCAGGTGCTGACGCGCGTGCTCAGACACGACGTGCGCACGGGACTGACCGTCGTCCGCGGACAGGCGGAGGTGCTGGCCGAGCGCACGGACGGCGAGCAGCAGCGAATGGCCGAGACCATCGTCGACCGCAGCGAGCAGCTCGTCGAGACGACCGAGAAGGCCCGCGCCATCGAGCGGGTCATCGACAGCGACGAGGGGCGGGTCACGCTCGATCTCAGGTCCGTGGTCAACCGCAGCGTCGCCAACGTCGCGGCAGCCCACGGCGACGCGGAGTACGACGTGCGCATCACCGAGCAGGTACCCGTCCGCGCCCACCGCGCGCTCCCCTACGCGGTCGAGAACCTCGTCGAAAACGCGGTCTCCCACGGCGACGGCACTCCGTCGGTGACGATCACGGCGGCCGTCGACGAGGGAGCCGTCGAACTCCGGATCACCGACGACGGCCCCGGCATCTCCCAGTCGGAACTCGACGTGCTCGCCGACCGCGAGGAGACGCCGCTCAAGCACGGCACCGGTGTCGGCCTCTGGCTCGTGTCGTGGGTCGTCGAGCGCTCGGGCGGCGAGCTGGACTTCGACACCGGCGACGACGGGACGACCGTCACCGTCCGCCTCGACGCCGGCGACGCCGACGACGTGAGCTGA
- a CDS encoding DUF7565 family protein has product MASWECAIDGDDEQFERVEDLIVHQSTAHERIECKVCGTVLPDGYFAIRHAFDEHSRAEYVRAYDATAKEVRRRENAKETIEDEADIREVIDRLEGGSGAI; this is encoded by the coding sequence ATGGCCTCCTGGGAGTGTGCGATCGACGGCGACGACGAACAGTTCGAGCGGGTCGAGGACCTGATCGTCCATCAGTCGACGGCACACGAGCGCATCGAGTGCAAGGTCTGCGGGACCGTCCTCCCGGACGGCTACTTCGCGATCCGTCACGCCTTCGACGAGCACAGCCGCGCGGAGTACGTCCGGGCCTACGACGCCACCGCCAAGGAGGTCCGCCGCCGCGAAAACGCCAAGGAGACCATCGAGGACGAAGCCGACATCCGCGAGGTCATCGACCGACTCGAAGGCGGTAGCGGCGCTATCTGA
- a CDS encoding Gfo/Idh/MocA family protein encodes MPTHRIAVVGVGSAAETHMRAYEQLDDAAVVACAGRGDERSESPNGASGETASRDDERVRSFADEHDCDPYLDVSAMLDSVEPDVLDVCTPSGAHLDPALAAADRGVDVFCEKPLETTTERIDRLIDAAEAAGIRLGGVFQRRYKPVVRTVREAVAEGRFGSLAVASAALPWWRDDGYYDGTWQADPAVAGGGAVMSQAIHSVDAIQWIAGAGMDIDPDENPVAEVSAFTGVRGHDADLAVEDAAVATLRYRDGTLGQLLATTATYPGGEIRYELGGRDGSAEIRGEELTTWTFREERETDEATRERFSGPDAGADEPNPLELPNVREFLDARASGEPFMLDGPEARKAVAIVEAIYESAERGEPVAVE; translated from the coding sequence ATGCCCACCCACCGGATCGCCGTCGTCGGCGTCGGTAGCGCCGCCGAGACCCACATGCGCGCCTACGAACAGCTAGACGACGCCGCGGTCGTCGCCTGCGCGGGCCGCGGAGACGAGCGAAGCGAGTCCCCGAACGGAGCGAGCGGTGAAACCGCGAGCCGCGACGACGAGCGCGTGCGGTCGTTCGCCGACGAACACGACTGCGACCCGTATCTCGACGTGTCGGCGATGCTCGACTCGGTCGAGCCCGACGTACTCGACGTCTGCACCCCGAGCGGGGCGCACCTCGACCCGGCGCTCGCGGCGGCCGACCGCGGCGTCGACGTGTTCTGCGAGAAGCCCCTGGAGACCACGACCGAACGGATCGACCGGCTGATCGACGCGGCCGAGGCGGCGGGGATCCGGCTCGGCGGCGTCTTCCAGCGGCGGTACAAACCGGTGGTCCGGACCGTCCGCGAGGCCGTCGCCGAGGGGCGGTTCGGGTCGCTGGCGGTCGCCAGCGCCGCGCTCCCGTGGTGGCGCGACGACGGCTACTACGACGGGACCTGGCAGGCCGACCCCGCGGTCGCGGGCGGCGGCGCGGTCATGAGCCAGGCCATCCACAGCGTCGACGCGATCCAGTGGATCGCCGGCGCCGGGATGGATATAGACCCCGACGAGAACCCCGTCGCCGAGGTGTCGGCGTTCACCGGCGTCCGCGGCCACGACGCCGACCTCGCCGTGGAGGACGCCGCCGTCGCGACGCTGCGCTACCGCGACGGGACGCTCGGCCAACTGCTCGCGACGACGGCGACCTACCCCGGCGGCGAGATACGGTACGAACTCGGCGGGAGGGACGGCTCCGCGGAGATCCGCGGCGAGGAGCTGACGACGTGGACGTTCCGCGAGGAGCGCGAGACCGACGAGGCGACGCGCGAGCGCTTCTCCGGGCCGGACGCGGGCGCCGACGAGCCGAACCCGCTCGAACTCCCCAACGTCCGCGAGTTCCTCGACGCCCGCGCGAGCGGCGAGCCGTTCATGCTCGACGGCCCCGAGGCCCGGAAGGCCGTCGCCATCGTCGAGGCGATCTACGAGTCGGCCGAGCGGGGCGAACCCGTGGCTGTCGAGTGA
- a CDS encoding DUF7563 family protein, whose protein sequence is MPECQNCGSFVTEAYVRVFTPDGHTGPRVCPFCEDKLRDGAEVREARSSRS, encoded by the coding sequence ATGCCAGAGTGTCAGAACTGTGGGTCGTTCGTGACAGAGGCGTACGTACGCGTATTCACGCCCGACGGTCACACCGGCCCCCGCGTCTGTCCGTTCTGCGAAGACAAACTCCGCGACGGCGCCGAGGTGCGCGAGGCTCGGTCGTCGCGGTCATAG
- a CDS encoding ATP-dependent DNA helicase — translation MADDRVASEGEATEAGTGSADAASAAGSGDESADSDGAGAGPEGWSSGDPAEAWRDVFGFDEPYESQTDAIETAVEVGQRGGYFAMEGPCGTGKTMAALTAGATLVRTTRKYDRVVVVTPVKQQRNQFVEDLRAMNARLAADPDRPEPLDGVALVGKRDLCPYGREGAFPDDASTHDRCEDLRENTADLVEADRRSGDEPAADAALASDPEDIWWDPSLASELVREARMDADTYRTFDSALETGGAESPYPRSQPSAPESMTAGDDEPLYCPFEADWFARNKGSPVDFSVGESQVVTADDYLPASVERGTCPHRAMGVMLEHADVIIGNYNHVFDPGSRPLVAAALDSSTFLVVDEAHRLEERVRDLLSDRVGRSTVKRARNDCNHLLSRARESRDKKQQVRDRLASHDVPLSALDQAREFYDDLLGWLDERVERYLDEEVERDWRVGDPTESVPERDVEVPLRDPDEPEPDELTRWAERQGYDGELWRTLATVGAAVEDAIDGLGLTRQPVCAAVGAVMGHWWERGHDRYLREIELEYAPKTGQAADAVDEDYLRVYTPGLVLFDCMPAESLKEIFDSLGGGVLMSATLSPLSVFTEVSGLESLREGDPNPGPTPDDGDPGRPVEATSYPLRFPEDNRASWTVDAEPFTARNRGDPSEMDPLGDGWNRTRDEYAHVLRSVARSPGNVLVAMPNYREAEWAGAYLDETIDKPVLVDESSSNEATEELKADFFRGDGKVLVTSTRGTLTEGVDYDGEKLAAALVIGVPLVNVGSPRVQAVRRAYADEFGEDNAFAYALTVPAVRRARQAIGRVIRGTDEVGVRVFADRRYTAGAPRSVHEYLSPAEREEFVRMTAEFLDGQLDRFWTDRSQ, via the coding sequence ATGGCCGACGACCGGGTCGCGAGCGAGGGCGAGGCGACCGAAGCCGGGACGGGGAGTGCCGACGCCGCGAGCGCCGCCGGGAGCGGCGACGAGTCGGCAGACAGCGACGGTGCTGGCGCCGGTCCCGAGGGGTGGTCGAGCGGCGACCCCGCCGAGGCCTGGCGCGACGTGTTCGGGTTCGACGAGCCCTACGAGAGCCAGACCGACGCGATCGAGACGGCGGTCGAAGTGGGCCAGCGCGGCGGCTACTTCGCGATGGAGGGGCCCTGTGGGACCGGCAAGACGATGGCCGCGCTCACCGCGGGCGCGACGCTCGTCCGGACGACCCGCAAGTACGACCGCGTGGTGGTCGTCACGCCGGTCAAACAGCAGCGCAACCAGTTTGTCGAGGACCTGCGGGCGATGAACGCCCGCCTCGCCGCCGACCCCGACCGACCGGAGCCGCTGGACGGCGTCGCCCTGGTCGGGAAACGAGACCTCTGTCCGTACGGCCGCGAGGGCGCGTTCCCCGACGACGCCTCGACGCACGACCGCTGCGAAGACCTCCGCGAGAACACCGCTGATCTGGTCGAGGCCGACCGCCGGTCCGGCGACGAACCCGCCGCCGACGCCGCGCTCGCTTCCGACCCCGAGGACATCTGGTGGGACCCGAGCCTCGCGAGCGAGCTGGTCCGGGAGGCCCGCATGGACGCCGACACCTACCGCACCTTCGACAGCGCACTCGAAACGGGGGGCGCCGAGTCGCCGTACCCGCGGAGCCAGCCCAGCGCGCCCGAGTCGATGACCGCCGGCGACGACGAGCCGCTGTACTGCCCCTTCGAGGCCGACTGGTTCGCCCGCAACAAGGGCTCGCCCGTCGACTTCTCGGTGGGCGAGTCCCAAGTCGTCACCGCCGACGACTACCTCCCAGCCAGCGTCGAGCGGGGCACCTGTCCCCACCGGGCGATGGGCGTCATGCTCGAACACGCCGACGTGATAATCGGCAACTACAACCACGTCTTCGACCCCGGGTCGCGCCCGCTCGTCGCGGCCGCGCTCGACTCCTCGACGTTCCTCGTCGTCGACGAGGCCCACCGGCTGGAGGAACGGGTCCGCGACCTGCTCTCCGACCGGGTGGGACGCTCGACTGTCAAGCGGGCGCGCAACGACTGCAATCACCTCCTCTCGCGCGCCCGCGAGAGTCGGGACAAGAAACAGCAGGTCCGCGACCGGCTCGCGAGCCACGACGTGCCCCTCTCGGCGCTCGACCAAGCGCGGGAGTTCTACGACGACCTGCTCGGGTGGCTCGACGAGCGGGTCGAGCGCTACCTCGACGAGGAGGTCGAACGCGACTGGCGCGTGGGCGACCCGACCGAGAGCGTCCCCGAGCGGGACGTGGAGGTCCCGCTCCGGGACCCCGACGAGCCCGAACCCGACGAACTCACGAGGTGGGCCGAGCGGCAGGGCTACGACGGCGAGCTCTGGCGGACGCTCGCCACGGTCGGCGCCGCCGTCGAGGACGCCATCGACGGCCTCGGACTGACGCGCCAGCCGGTCTGCGCCGCCGTCGGCGCCGTGATGGGTCACTGGTGGGAGCGCGGCCACGACCGCTATCTCCGGGAGATCGAACTGGAGTACGCCCCCAAGACCGGGCAGGCCGCCGACGCCGTCGACGAGGACTACCTACGCGTGTACACACCCGGGCTCGTCCTGTTCGACTGCATGCCCGCCGAGTCGCTCAAGGAGATCTTCGATTCACTTGGCGGCGGGGTGCTGATGAGCGCCACCCTCTCGCCGCTTTCCGTGTTCACCGAGGTCTCGGGGCTGGAATCCCTGCGAGAGGGCGACCCGAATCCCGGGCCGACGCCGGACGACGGCGACCCTGGCCGCCCGGTCGAGGCGACGAGCTACCCGCTGCGGTTCCCCGAAGACAACCGCGCGAGCTGGACGGTCGACGCCGAGCCGTTCACCGCCCGGAACCGGGGCGACCCCTCCGAGATGGACCCGCTGGGCGACGGCTGGAACCGGACCCGCGACGAGTACGCCCACGTCCTCCGGTCGGTCGCGCGCTCGCCGGGGAACGTCCTCGTCGCGATGCCCAACTACCGGGAGGCCGAGTGGGCCGGCGCCTACCTCGACGAAACTATCGACAAACCCGTCCTGGTCGACGAGAGTTCGAGCAACGAGGCGACAGAGGAGCTGAAAGCCGACTTCTTCCGCGGCGACGGGAAGGTGCTCGTGACGAGCACCCGCGGGACGCTGACGGAGGGCGTCGACTACGACGGCGAGAAGCTGGCGGCGGCGCTGGTGATCGGCGTCCCCCTCGTGAACGTCGGGTCGCCGCGGGTCCAGGCGGTCCGGCGGGCCTACGCCGACGAGTTCGGCGAGGACAACGCCTTCGCCTACGCGCTGACGGTCCCGGCGGTCCGCCGGGCGCGCCAGGCCATCGGTCGCGTCATCCGCGGCACCGACGAGGTGGGCGTCCGCGTGTTCGCCGACCGCCGCTACACGGCGGGCGCCCCCCGCTCGGTCCACGAGTACCTCTCGCCCGCCGAGCGCGAGGAGTTCGTCCGCATGACCGCCGAGTTCCTCGACGGCCAGCTCGACCGGTTCTGGACCGACCGGTCGCAGTGA